In the Blautia coccoides genome, TCATGTCTGGAATTATCCTGGATAGAAAGACTGAACAGTTCTTTTTTCCTCATATATTCTCCAAATCATATTACATAATGAATAGTTTCACGAATGGTTACTTAATTCTGATTGTAGCATATCCCTCAAAATCCACAATGCATTAATTTGTCAAATATTCTATACTTTTCTATACTGTTTGCGGAAAACATCCTGTTTTTATTTCTGGATATATTCGGCTGCACTCATTCCGGCAATACGCCCGCTGTTCACAGCAAAACCCATGGAATTTCCCGGAAGCAGGAACATATAGCTGTCATCATAAATATTGCAGGCATCCGCTCCGGCGCAGTACAGTCCGGGAATGGGCATGAACTCCCTGTCACAGGCTTCACAGTTTTCATTGATACGGACGCCTCCCACAGTTCCGTAACCTCCCGGATGGTGGGCGGCTGCATAAAATGGCGCTTTGAATATAGGCCTTAAATACCGCTTTGCCTTAAAAAATTCTTCGTCCACACTGTCACAGAAGAAATTATAGTCATCTATGGTTTCCTTCAGATTCTCAACATCAATTCCCGCTTTTTCAGCCAGTTCCTCGATGGTATCTGCCCGGAAGAAATTATGGGAACCGTTTTCCATAAGACTCTCAAATCCCTCAAAAAAGTCTGACACATCGGATACATTTGCCACTAAGCTGGTGACATCCACTCCGTGTTTTATGTAATACTTGATGATAGAGGTATCCACAATGTTAAATACCACTTTATCCTTTTGATGGTTTGCCAGATTACTCAGATAAGTGCTGTTCTGGATATATTCTTCGTTCATAATGCGCTTTCCAAACCGGTTTACAAGAAGATTCGGCTGCTTGAAAATGTTGGAGACACTGGCATTTGCCGGCTCCCCGCCTCCTAAATCAGCCGCCATCTCGATCCGGATGGGCATCTGGTCAGCACCCGCCTCCCATGCCATACGGATACCATCCCCCACCATACCGGGAACAGCAAAGTTATACACATCTTTTCCGTATTCCAGCCCTGTATATTCTTTGATCATCTCAGTATTTGCGCCTGCGCCGCCTGTACAGATAATGGCTGCGTCACAGCGCACTTCTATCTCTTCATTATTCTGGCCTCTTGCCCGCACTCCCACAACTCTTCCGTCTTCCTTGAGGATTTGTGTTGCGGCTGTCTCCAGAAGTACCGTCACACCCAGTTCCAATGCCTTATTATATAAGGCTCTGTTCATAAAAGAAGCGGCTCTTGGGCCAATTCCTTTATCCGTTTTTACAATATGCCAGGTTGCCTCTGATTGCGGAAAATAACGAAATGCCCCTTCAAATTCTACGCCTATATCTTCCAGCCATTCTATTGTTTCCGCTGACTGGGCAAAATATCTCTTGACTAACCGGGCGTCTACATTGTAATGTGTATAGTCCATAAACATATCAAATGCTTTTTCCACAGTAATATCTATCATCTGTTTTTTCTGATATTTTGTCCCTATTCCCAGTGGCCCCATCCCCATATTTGCCGTACCTCCGATTGTACTGCTTTTTTCCAATACAATTACATCCGCTCCGTCCTGAGCAGACTGTACAGCTGCAGATAATCCGGAAGGTCCTGCTGCTATTACACAAATTTGCGTATCATATCTTTTCATTATCTGTTTTCTCCTTTACCATACCCGCTTACCCTGAAGGTGCCCCGGCTGTTACTGCGTCGTCTTTTCACTTTTATTTCATGAACTCTTCCGCCCGGTGACACGCCACCATGTGGTCAGGTTTAATCTCTCGAAGCTCTGGCTCAGTCTCCCGGCATTCCTGTTTTGCATAAGGGCATCTGGCTGCAAAGCGGCAGCATACTTTTGGATCAATAGGAGAAACAATTTCTCCTTTTAACACCATTCTCTCATGCTTATAGCTCACCTTAGGAATGGGGATTGCTGACAGCAATGCCTTTGAATACGGATGAATCGTATTTTTAAAGATTTCGCTGGCAGGACATTTCTCAATCATCTGTCCCAGATACATCACTGCAATATCGTCAGAAATATGTTTTACCACCGACATGTCATGAGTGATAAACATGTAGGTCAGCCCTCTCTCCTCCTGAAGATCCTGAAGCAGATTCAGTATTTGGGCCTGTATAGATACATCCAGGGCTGATACCGGTTCGTCACAGACAATAAACTGCGGATTCAATGATAATGCACGGGCAACCCCGATACGCTGACGCCGTCCGCCGTCCAGTTCATGAGGATATGTCCTCTCCAGTCTTTTTGCAAGTCCTACCAGTTCCATCATCTCCCTGGCCCTGTCGGTAACTTCCTTACCTGACATGGAGCGGTTGTTTACACGGATCGGCTCCTCGATCAACTGGAGAATATTCATGCGTGGATCCAGGGATGCGTACGGATCCTGGAAGATCATCTGAATATCAGAACGATATTTCTCCTTAAATTCTTTTTTGGGCATGTTGGCAATCTCTGTTCCGTCGTAAAAAATCTGCCCATCTGTTGGATCATGGAGTCTCATCAGGGTTTTTCCAAGGGTTGATTTTCCGCAGCCTGATTCTCCAACGATTCCAATGGTTTTTCCTTTTTCGATGTTAAAAGTCACATTATCAACCGCATGAAGTGTCCCTCTGGGGGTAGAAAAATATTTTTTCAGGTTCTTTACTTCTATGATATTTCCCATCTATTCTTCCTCCCATCCTTCTGTATATTGACAGCACTTTACTTCATGAACGGCATCCAGCCTCACCCTTTGAGGGTCGCATTTTTTACAGCAGTCTTTTCTTTCCTCACAGCGCTGGTAAAAGCTGCAGTATTCAGGAAGATCTGCCGGATTGGGTACTAGACCCTGAATCACATGCAGCCGCTTTACCTCCTCCTCCAGGGATGGAATAGACCGGTATAACGCCTTTGTGTACGGATGTTTTGCCTTGTTAAATATATCTTCCACTGTGCCGTACTCCACAATTTCACCGGCATACATGACTGCGCAGTAATCACACATCTCCGCCACAATTCCCAGATCATGGGTGATCAATATCATGGATGTGCCGTTGACATCCTGCAGTTCCCGCATCATATCCAGAATCTGTGCCTGTATGGTCACATCCAGGGCTGTTGTGGGTTCATCCGCGATCAAAAGATCCGGTTTACATGCCAGCGCAATGGCAATGACAATACGCTGCTTCATGCCCCCTGAAAACTGGTGAGGGTAATCTTTATACCTGTCCCGCCCGATTCCCACCATTGCCAGCATATCCTGGGCCCTTTTCAAGGCGTCGGCCTTGGAGCAGCGGTCATGCAGATAAACAACCTCTGCAATCTGCTCTCCTACGGTCTTCACCGGATTCAGCGCTGTCATTGGGTCCTGAAAGATCATACTGATTTGTTTTCCGCGGACTGCACGCATTTCTCTCTCGCTTTTCTTTAAAAGGTCCTCTCCGTCCAACAGAATAGACCCCTGAATGACGTGTCCCACTTTCGGCGGCAAAAGCCCCATAATGCCGTAAGCAGTGGTGGTTTTCCCTGCACCGGTTTCACCCACCAGGCCCAGCACCTTCCCCTTTTCCAGAGTGATCGTAATATTGTTGACAGCCTCCACTACTGATTCATCTGTTTCATAATGGATGACCAAATCTTTTACTTCCAGTATATTTTCGCTCATATCCACATGCTCCCTATTTCATTTTCGGATCAAACGCATCACGAAGGCCATCACCCATAAGATTAAATGCAAAACAAGTGATCATTATCATAAGCGCCGGGAAAATCATCATATATGGCGCTGTAGTCATGTATGCCTTTCCGTCATTCAGTATCAGTCCCCATTCCGGAGTTGGTGCCGCAAGCCCGACTCCGATATAGCTCATGGAAGACATCAGCATAATGGATGCCGCAAGAAATCCCACAAAGTAAATGACCATAATCCCCACTGTGTTGGGTATCATATGTTTCACGATCATCTCCAGACGGCCCACGCCGATTGCCTCTGATGACTCAATATAATCACTGCCCCGCACACGAAGAATCGCCGCCCGGTTGTTTCTTGCCATTGTAGGCATGGAAGCAAACATAATGGCTGACACTAACTGGGGAATCCCGTTGCCGAGAACTGCTACAATACACATTGCCATCATGATC is a window encoding:
- a CDS encoding ABC transporter permease, with translation MAKMHTPAMEKLEKKNARRKKTVNSTPLYESWKRFKRNPTALMGLVVVVILVLIAILAPLLAPYDYQVQDYMAMLQKPSAKHLFGTDNFGRDIFSRCIYGARYSLLIAFFCTLAAMFSGGLLGIIAGYFGGKIDTVIMRIMDIFQSIPMIMMAMCIVAVLGNGIPQLVSAIMFASMPTMARNNRAAILRVRGSDYIESSEAIGVGRLEMIVKHMIPNTVGIMVIYFVGFLAASIMLMSSMSYIGVGLAAPTPEWGLILNDGKAYMTTAPYMMIFPALMIMITCFAFNLMGDGLRDAFDPKMK
- a CDS encoding FAD-dependent oxidoreductase; the encoded protein is MKRYDTQICVIAAGPSGLSAAVQSAQDGADVIVLEKSSTIGGTANMGMGPLGIGTKYQKKQMIDITVEKAFDMFMDYTHYNVDARLVKRYFAQSAETIEWLEDIGVEFEGAFRYFPQSEATWHIVKTDKGIGPRAASFMNRALYNKALELGVTVLLETAATQILKEDGRVVGVRARGQNNEEIEVRCDAAIICTGGAGANTEMIKEYTGLEYGKDVYNFAVPGMVGDGIRMAWEAGADQMPIRIEMAADLGGGEPANASVSNIFKQPNLLVNRFGKRIMNEEYIQNSTYLSNLANHQKDKVVFNIVDTSIIKYYIKHGVDVTSLVANVSDVSDFFEGFESLMENGSHNFFRADTIEELAEKAGIDVENLKETIDDYNFFCDSVDEEFFKAKRYLRPIFKAPFYAAAHHPGGYGTVGGVRINENCEACDREFMPIPGLYCAGADACNIYDDSYMFLLPGNSMGFAVNSGRIAGMSAAEYIQK
- a CDS encoding ABC transporter ATP-binding protein, which encodes MSENILEVKDLVIHYETDESVVEAVNNITITLEKGKVLGLVGETGAGKTTTAYGIMGLLPPKVGHVIQGSILLDGEDLLKKSEREMRAVRGKQISMIFQDPMTALNPVKTVGEQIAEVVYLHDRCSKADALKRAQDMLAMVGIGRDRYKDYPHQFSGGMKQRIVIAIALACKPDLLIADEPTTALDVTIQAQILDMMRELQDVNGTSMILITHDLGIVAEMCDYCAVMYAGEIVEYGTVEDIFNKAKHPYTKALYRSIPSLEEEVKRLHVIQGLVPNPADLPEYCSFYQRCEERKDCCKKCDPQRVRLDAVHEVKCCQYTEGWEEE
- a CDS encoding ABC transporter ATP-binding protein; its protein translation is MGNIIEVKNLKKYFSTPRGTLHAVDNVTFNIEKGKTIGIVGESGCGKSTLGKTLMRLHDPTDGQIFYDGTEIANMPKKEFKEKYRSDIQMIFQDPYASLDPRMNILQLIEEPIRVNNRSMSGKEVTDRAREMMELVGLAKRLERTYPHELDGGRRQRIGVARALSLNPQFIVCDEPVSALDVSIQAQILNLLQDLQEERGLTYMFITHDMSVVKHISDDIAVMYLGQMIEKCPASEIFKNTIHPYSKALLSAIPIPKVSYKHERMVLKGEIVSPIDPKVCCRFAARCPYAKQECRETEPELREIKPDHMVACHRAEEFMK